One region of Miscanthus floridulus cultivar M001 chromosome 19, ASM1932011v1, whole genome shotgun sequence genomic DNA includes:
- the LOC136525321 gene encoding B3 domain-containing protein Os06g0112300-like: MEVPGCASSIKSCEEEEPPLPRPPPPFEASDDWEVTPLSGDNPFFTSVICKSQVQVPFQQVIPVRFHRHLPEVRAPAVLLCRGRSWTVSYCGVGKWRRLQGAWKDFARNNGLRLGDACVFELVVPTTAGAGTEAAAATERDGNDSSGSSKDKEGKKMEVVFRVQVLRGGLPEEITSRGATSDDPLVILD, from the exons ATGGAGGTCCCTGGCTGCGCATCCAGCATCAAGTCTtgcgaggaggaggagccgccattgccgcggccgccgccgccgtttgaAGCTTCAGACGACTGGGAGGTGACCCCGCTGTCCGGCGACAACCCCTTCTTCACCAGCGTCATCTGCAAGAGCCAAGTCCAGGTGCCCTTCCAGCAG GTCATCCCGGTTCGTTTCCACCGCCACCTCCCGGAGGTGCGCGCGCCCGCGGTGCTCCTCTGCCGCGGCCGGTCGTGGACGGTGAGCTACTGCGGTGTCGGCAAGTGGAGGAGGCTCCAGGGGGCCTGGAAGGACTTCGCCCGCAACAACGGCCTCCGGCTCGGGGACGCCTGCGTCTTTGAGCTCGTCGTGCCCACTACTGCCGGTGCCGGAACTGAAGCTGCTGCTGCAACTGAAAGAGACGGAAATgacagcagcggcagcagcaagGACAAGGAGGGGAAGAAGATGGAGGTGGTGTTCCGGGTGCAGGTGCTCCGCGGCGGCCTGCCGGAGGAGATCACCTCCAGGGGCGCCACCTCTGACGACCCACTCGTCATCTTGGACTAG